The Onychomys torridus chromosome X, mOncTor1.1, whole genome shotgun sequence genomic interval TTTAGAAGAGAATTCTGCTCTCTCAAGTTGTCATGACTCCCACACTAGCACCATGACACTGTACACCCAGAATACACACTAAATAGTTGTatgctaaaaaaaagaaaaagaaaattatgaaacatTCCTCACGAAAAGATGCTCCAAAAAGTCATGCTTTGTGTAAAGATGTAGTTCAGTTACATTGTTAAAGGACAGAAAATGTACAGAATTACTGCAGTCTCCTCCTAGAGATAAATGTTACCAAAAGATGTGATTCTAATAGTGTAAGTCTGGATCAGAAAGAAAATTGAACATATCTAATATCTAGCCATAAAAGAAATGTTGACATATCTTCAATATTATTGAAACAGGCTATAAAACACGCAGCTATTTAATTGGTTTCTAGAATTTGTGCTCCTTAGTGGGGGAAGAATAAAGGTCCATGATGCCACTGACTTTTCAGTATATGCCTCTGATCACTTCCAAAGACAGGGTGCCATTTAAAGAGTGAATTGGTGTCTTCTTGGTGCTGTATAAATGATATATTGCTTTTCACTGGCTGTAGCAAGATACATCAAGCTGGTTCTCTGCTTCTTTGATATCTTTCTTAAGCTAACCCCAAAGCCAGATATAAACTTGACAAGTAATGGAATTACCTGAGGTCTTTGTTAATCCTGTCTGTGCAGTGTCATCTTTTCCTGTAAGTGTTGGATGAAGACTGGATTCAAGTTCACTAGCCCCATTGGTCACTGCATCATAGGTCACTATTGAATCTGTACTATCATGTTCAAGCCCAGATGTTTTGGCCCTTTTGTTACTGGGACCTGCTTCGTCACTGCTGTGTGTAGATGTATTATTGCAGGGTGAAGTGTCATGATTACCTTTCCATCCAGCACTAGTTTCAATCTGTTTCTCCTCTCCTTGCTGGACACTGTTGATGGTGTCcatcttctttcccttttcaaTGTTGACACTGAGTGCTTGctgagttttcttcttctttttcctgcttAATGTTTTCTCTTGAGAAGCATCCTCTTCATTACAACTTGAATACATTTTCATGATGAGCGCATCAAATTGAGGGTCTGAATCTAATGACCTTTTTGAAATTAGTTTTCTCCTGCAGACAGGACATTCTTTGTTGCCACGTCTAAGAGCTGTGATGATGCAATCTTTACAAAACCGATGGAAACAGGATTTTGTAATCCTGGTGTTTTTCAATGTATCCAGGCAAATTGGACACCTAAAGTTATTATACTCATCACCATTCAAAGCCACAATTTCCAAATCATTTGTAGTTTCCTTCGGAGATCTTCCTTGTAATTCCTGTAAACTCTTTTCTGATGTTTCCTCTACTAGTTGTGCTTCATTTGTCTGAACTTCCTGTAACATTGTGCCTTCTGACACAGCCTGAGCCTCCTCTCTTCTCAGATTGGGCTGGGCTAGGGATTTTGCATTGTTCTCCTCTGGGCCCTCCATCCAACACTAAGCTTCTGCTTACCCAACTATACTGGAATACTTTACGCATGTAAAAACCTACAAagattgaaaataaagaaaatgttagcTGGATAAGGCAAATAATCAGAGTTTTATAGACTGACACTTCAACAGTTATTAGGCGAAATATCTTcacaaatacatttcaaaaggCTTAGACTGTAAAACTAAATTTATCCCCAAAAATACATTTGAAGAAACATTTcaatcaagaaacaaaaaaataaaaaggacattGCAACTTTACtaatttaaagaagaattttCCACACtaaatacaaaaacataaaaattaagataTGCTAAGTCAGAAGGGGGAAATCCTatctctagacaaagaactacaggcaattaatgactgctaaGAGAGTTAGCCTTTCCCAGGGATGAaccccctaattggttatccaatacaaagggATCAGGACTGAAGCCATATTCaaataagaaacataaaaagTACTTCCCaggtatatttacatatttatgggtatataaatatacatatgtagagTGTGTGggtaaaacaattataaaaatgaGGCCAACAATTGGAGAGGTGGTACGGTGCTCTAGAAAGTgttagagggagaagggaagggggaaaaatgatgtaaatacattttagtttaaaatttaagaaagaaaaataaaccctaactaaaatacaaatttttataacactgtcttagggtttataatgctataaagagacactatgacccaGGCATTTCTTAGAGgaaaaaccatttaattggggtggcttacattttgagagttttagtccattgtgcaacatggtggtgtgcaggaagacatggtactggagaatgAGCTGAGAGTCTttcatcttgacccacaggcaacaggaaatgatatgagatactgggcatggcttgagcatatatgagacctcaaagcataCCCAgacccaatgacacacttcctccaacaaggccatacctattccaacaaagccccatctcctaatagtgtcactccctattaagccaattacattcaaactaccatggcTATGAAgacaaatatatgttttaaatctCCCATTGTAAAAATATgctacttgttttcttttatttctgggttctatatgtttagtgcaTACACAAAGACATTTGTACATTGGTATGACAAGAGCCTAAATGTCCTTGTCAGGGAAATGGATTGGAATTATGAGTGAGGAGAGCTAGAGGGGGAATTTTTGAGGGGTGAACATTGTCAGATTACATGATATGCTTGCAAGTCTTTATGAAAACCCATCAGTATGTACACACAATTTAGGCCAATAAAAGAGAAAGCTTGAAGAATACCTGGAAAAGGCTAGCTCTACATGATGTTGTTAGCTGTGCATAAGAAAATAACCACACTCTACCTAATTTCAGTGGAGGCATCTTTGAAGCTGCTTCAGACTGTCTACAACAGGACACTGTGAAGACTATTCCATTAATTGTCCTTCATCTAGTAGATACCAATTCATTTATAAGCTAGGCTGTGTCTCAGAGGAACATGGCTGGTCTAGCAGGCATGATTCCATGGATTTTATTCCTAGTGTCACTCAGATGAgaataaattcataaaatgaaaatatttgagaaacaaCTGTTAGTGAATAGCCATTCACAAAAAATTATGAGTGAGAGGTGGGAAAGGCATTACTAGAAGTGATTTACTTTCCTAAAACAAACTAAGTGACGCATAATTAATATTTCCCATCCTAAAAGGACTACCTCTAAGTGCTTTATTGTTATCACAGGCCTTCCTAGTAAATAAAGATTATTAAATATTGTGAAACACTTTTATGAGTGAGCCAGTCTACAAAAGGTGATCAACATATTTCAAAGTATTTAGAGAAAACCAATAGAAAAGATGTTTGCTATATATTCAACCTTGCATTTTTTTGTTAGTGAGGTTTGTGCTATCAGTGGTATGACGAATTTCTGAAAGCACAAACTTACCTTACAGGTTACTTGAATATCCTGAGATGACAACTTGATGGAACCAGATGACTTGCCATGAAATGAACTGCACAGCTGAAACAAAAATGTGTGTCTCCCATTATTTTAAATGGAGAATGACTTTCCATTTAAATGCACTGTTTTCATCAAACAGTTGCCAAAACTTAAAATCACAAGTGCTAGAATACAGATTGTGTGTATGGGAGTTTACAGTCAATGAAAGACTGATCTTCCAGGTAACTTTCCAATTGTGTACTAATACAGCCCTGCAGTGATACAGCCAGAAAAAAATGATTATCTTTAATCTGCTCAAAACAACTTAAGATAGTTTAACTTTTATAGTTCATAGATATTCCcctaagataaaaatttaaaaggtgaTATAAACTtccaaggaaaaaaatattaggGAAAGTTCTAGGTAAAAGCAAATTACAGAGCTTAATAAAAGGGTATATACGTTCTTTCATAAtcacattactttaaaaaatattaacattgCCACTAGAGGAATCTAAAGACAAGTATCCCTCCCTAGTTGGTTTACTCTACAACCTCAGAGCAATTGTAACTTCTGAGCCCTGGTATGCAGAATATCTTTTCCTTGAGGGTGAAATCTGAATCAGAACCATGCAGTGTTCTGCATGTTGGAAGTCTGCTTTGAAACATACACTGGAGAGGACAGTTCAGGGACAGGTAAGTTCAGAGGTCTGCACATAGGCAAGCCTGATGATACCAAGTAGGCACATAGAACATACTTAAATAAGGGAATTGCATTAGTATCTTGATAGCTCTGTCTGCTGATAATGCCAATGGGCCCTTATGTATActtgagtttgtggataagttgTTCCTGATATGCCAGAAATTAAGGTGTAAGGGCATTTTCCAATACACATGTCTTAACCATGGGAGGGTCTAAAGTCTCAAAATGGCCCCAAACACATTATGTCATATACAGTGTGGTTTTGATGCTACCTTGTGGGCCTTTCTAGGGGATTACTGAAAGTACAAGCAGACAAACGCCAACAAgatttgggaaggaaaaggagttatgttttttttcataaatataccACCTAGCTCACAAATGTTGGCTAAGCCTTTAAAACCCACAGTGAAGGACACACTGTGCTGCTAATCACTCCTTCAGTCAGGCCATTCCATTTTCCCTTTGTATTGCATGCTTTGCTCTTCTTGTTAAGTAAACTTCTGCTTTAACTGTCTCATGACTGATTATGTCCCTTCCTTAAGTTAATAATGAAGGAGAAACTTTCACCTGGTAACTTAtttttgtgtcatgatttgggtgAACAGGTATCAACAAAATGCATATATCTGGAACTCTACAAATGGCAAATAACTTGTGCTTAAATCTAAGGTGTGTACTATCTACTGAAACTTGCCCTCACATTCTTTTTCTATCAAATTTTCCAGGCCTGAGCTTATTTTGAGTGGACAGCCTTAAGAGGAGCTCCTTAGGTGACAGACTGCAAAGTCAGTCACTGTCTTCCTGCTGCACTGGCTTCTTGATGGCTCATCATTGATCTTTTGACTTGTGTTACTCTGGTTTctacccccccctttttttccaaTAAGAACCCATATACTATTAATGAGTACTTCAAGTGCTAAATTTAGAGAATCCGTCAAAGACATCCATACCCTGTTTCTGGGTTTGATGGTGCTATAAAAGCTTTCCCCAAAAGACTACCATATAGCACTGATCACCAGATGCCCCAAGGCAGTCTCTTGTCACTGATATTGTCAGAAAAGACATCATAGACCATGTAGAGATGAACCAAGACTGGAGTAATGTCCAGAGGAGCTAATCTCATTAATCAGTGCTTTTAGTTCCTAAACACATTACAGGAGCCACTCTCTTTCCAAGTGCTACCTTGCAACCTTTATAGGCAATGTCTGCTCATTGTCTCTTGCCTCCTTTTCCATGATACTATCTTTAACACAAATTTTTGCTGCCATCCATCTTGTCTATTTTGCTTCTTTATTGGTGCACATGTGAGCACTGTTAGATGCTCTGCCATTATGAAAATACTCATTTTAAAACTGAATGTTATTGCTGTGTATAGAATATATAAGTAGGTGGGATAAAGCCTTTCCTAGACAATGTTCAGTACTGAGAACAGTCAGAATTAGCTCTCTTCCATCCTTAATCAGAACCCTGGCACACTGCAATGTTCTATCTATCATCCTCATTAAGGAACAGTTTACCCAAGAAACACAGGAAGGAGCAGCTGAGTAAAACACTGGGAAACAAATGAGGACTGCTAAGTACTTCTCAGTGTATCCTACTATTTCCATCTGAAAATCTTGAGAGACAAGATATTGCTGAATTTAATCAGAAGGGTGATGACCTGCTGCCAGAGAAACTAAATGTGATACTACTCTCTCATTGTCTATAATTCCTCTTTAT includes:
- the LOC118574772 gene encoding E3 ubiquitin-protein ligase RING2-like — encoded protein: MEGPEENNAKSLAQPNLRREEAQAVSEGTMLQEVQTNEAQLVEETSEKSLQELQGRSPKETTNDLEIVALNGDEYNNFRCPICLDTLKNTRITKSCFHRFCKDCIITALRRGNKECPVCRRKLISKRSLDSDPQFDALIMKMYSSCNEEDASQEKTLSRKKKKKTQQALSVNIEKGKKMDTINSVQQGEEKQIETSAGWKGNHDTSPCNNTSTHSSDEAGPSNKRAKTSGLEHDSTDSIVTYDAVTNGASELESSLHPTLTGKDDTAQTGLTKTSAYNYLVCILGVQCHGASVGVMTT